The genomic interval CTCCTCGGCTGGCCACAGGGCACCTTCGCCTTCAAACTCGAATTCGGCGAGGGCGCGATCGACGTGACCCGCGAGGTCGATGGCGGCCTTCAGACCGTGTCGCTCAAGCTGCCGGCGATCGTCACGACGGATCTGCGCCTCAACGAGCCGCGCTACGCGAGCTTGCCCAACATCATGAAGGCGAAGAAGAAGCCGCTGGAGGAGCTGACTCCGGAGGGGCTCGGGATCGACGTCGCGCCGAAGCTGACCGTGCTCAAGGTCGTCGAGCCGTCGGGCCGGCAGGCGGGCGTCAAGGTCGGCTCCGCGGCCGAGCTGGTGCAGAAGCTCAAGGTCGAAGCCGGCGTGCTCTGATCCCGCTCCGATCCTCGCGGCGCCGCTCCCGGCCTCCGGTCGAGCGGCGCGCCTCCCCTCTTGTCGAGAAGTTTCGCCGATGACCACGCTCCTCTACGTCGAGCACGCCAACGGGCAGATCAAGGACGGTACGCTGAAGGCGCTGACCGCTGCCAAGGAACTGGGCGCGCCCATCCACGCTCTGGTGCTCGGCACCGGCTCGAAGGCGGCGGCCGAGGCTGTGGCCAAGTTCGAGGGCATCGAGACGGTGCTGAATTCCGAGGACGGCGCCTACGACCACGACCTCGCCGAGACGACCGCCGCCCTGATCGCCGCGATCGCCGAGCCCTACGACGCGATCGTCGCCGCCGCCACGACCACGGGCAAGAATACCCTGCCCCGCGTCGCCGCGCTCCTCGACGTCGCCCAGGTCTCCGACATCATCAAGGTCGTCTCGCCCGACACCTTCGAGCGGCCGATCTACGCCGGCAACGCGATCCAGACCGTGCAGTCCGGTGCGGGCAAGCGGGTCATCACCGTGCGCACCGCCGCCTTCAAGCCCGCGGAACCGGGCAGCGCCTCCGCCGCGATCGAGGCGGTCTCGGCGGCCGCTCCCGACGCGCTGGGCGCCGCCTACAAGTCGGAAGAGATCGCCAAGTCCGACCGGCCGGAGCTGGCCTCGGCCAAGTTCATCGTCTCCGGCGGCCGTTCGCTCGGCTCGGCGGAGAAGTTCAAGGAGCTGATCGAGCCGCTGGCCGACGCGCTGGGCGCCGCGGTCGGCGCCTCGCGCGCGGCGGTGGATGCCGGCTACGCCCCGAACGATTGGCAGGTGGGTCAGACCGGCAAGGTGGTGGCGCCCGACCTCTACGTCGCGGTCGGCATCTCCGGCGCGATCCAGCATCTGGCCGGCATGAAGGACTCGAAGGTCATCGTCGCCGTCAACAAGGACGAGGACGCGCCGATCTTCCAAGTGGCGGATTACGGGCTGGTCGGCGACCTGTTTCAGGTCGTGCCGGACTTGCAGGCCGAGATCGCCAAGGCCAAGGATCGTTAGACGCATCGGTAGACGGATCGGTAACGCACCTCGCGACACCGTCGAACCGGCTTGGGCGCCTGCGGCTTGAGCCCGGTTTGACGCATTTGTTGCAGTGCCGCATTCTAGAGGTGCGGACGAGAGGACGATGCCGCAGCAGGTAGGACGCGATACGGTTATGGGCATCGAGATCAAGACGGTCGGCATCGTCGGTGCCGGCCAGATGGGGAACGGCATCGCGCATGTCTGCGCGACGTCGGGCCTCCAAGTGCGGCTGAACGACCGCGATCCGCAGCGGATCGATGCCGGTCTCGCGCAGATCGACGCGAACCTCACGCGTCAGGTCCAGAAGGGAACGCTGAGCGACGAGCAGCGCCGCAGCGCCCTGGATCGCATCGCGGCGGCGCGCAGCTACGACGACCTCGCGCCCTGCGACCTCGTCATCGAGGCGGCGACCGAGGACGAGGCGACCAAGCGCAAGATCTTCCAGGCGCTCTGCCCCTCGCTCAAGCCCGACGCCTTGGTCGCGACCAACACCTCCTCGATCTCGATCACGCGGTTGGCTGCGGCGACCGATCGGCCGGACCGCTTCATCGGCATCCACTTCATGAACCCGGTGCCGGTGATGCAGCTCGTCGAGCTGATTCGCGGCATCGCCACCGAAGATCCGACCTACGAATCGGCCAAGGCCTTCATCGCCAAGCTCGGCAAGACCTCGACCATGTCCGAGGACTTCCCGGCCTTCATCGTCAACCGCATCCTGCTGCCGATGATCAA from Methylobacterium sp. AMS5 carries:
- a CDS encoding 3-hydroxybutyryl-CoA dehydrogenase, translating into MGIEIKTVGIVGAGQMGNGIAHVCATSGLQVRLNDRDPQRIDAGLAQIDANLTRQVQKGTLSDEQRRSALDRIAAARSYDDLAPCDLVIEAATEDEATKRKIFQALCPSLKPDALVATNTSSISITRLAAATDRPDRFIGIHFMNPVPVMQLVELIRGIATEDPTYESAKAFIAKLGKTSTMSEDFPAFIVNRILLPMINEAIYTLYEGVGSVESIDTAMRLGANHPMGPLQLADFIGLDTCLSVMQVLYEGLADSKYRPCPLLVKYVEAGWLGRKTKRGFYDYRGETPIPTR
- a CDS encoding FAD-binding protein gives rise to the protein MTTLLYVEHANGQIKDGTLKALTAAKELGAPIHALVLGTGSKAAAEAVAKFEGIETVLNSEDGAYDHDLAETTAALIAAIAEPYDAIVAAATTTGKNTLPRVAALLDVAQVSDIIKVVSPDTFERPIYAGNAIQTVQSGAGKRVITVRTAAFKPAEPGSASAAIEAVSAAAPDALGAAYKSEEIAKSDRPELASAKFIVSGGRSLGSAEKFKELIEPLADALGAAVGASRAAVDAGYAPNDWQVGQTGKVVAPDLYVAVGISGAIQHLAGMKDSKVIVAVNKDEDAPIFQVADYGLVGDLFQVVPDLQAEIAKAKDR